ATGCCGACGATGCTGCCACCGCCCTGCACGCTCTTCTTGCCGTCGTCGTCGTGCATGCCCAGGCCGGCCAGCGGGCTGAGCTCCAGGAAGGCGCTGCCGCGGTCGAGCAGCCGCGCCACGCGCTCGCGCGGCAGCAGCTGGCCGCGGGCCTCGAACTTGGCGCGCTTGCTCTCGCTTTCGCTCACCACCCGGGCCTGCAGCGCCTGCACCTCGGCCAGGCGCTCGGCCATGCGGGCGGTGTTGGCCTTGAACGCAGCGCTGCTCGCGTCGAGCTTCGACGTCAGCGGCGGCATCACTTCAGCGCCTCGGGCGTGCTGGCGCGGTGGAAGCCGTCGAAGGGCTTCGATGTGCTCGTGCCGCCCAGCGGGAAGATCTCGCTGCCCAGCGATGCCGCACCGTCGATCTGCAGCGTGACACCTGTGATGAAGGCCGCCGCCGGCGAGAGCAGGAAGACGATGGCTGCCGAGACCTCGGCCTCCACGCCCATGCGGCGGAGCGGCACGTGCTGCTTCAGCTTGGGAAGGATGGCCTTCATGGCGCCGCCGTAGGTGTCCATCCCCGAACTGGCGATCCAGCCCGGCGCCACGGCGTTCACGCGCACGCCGGCATGCGCCCACTCGAAGGCCGCCGTCATGGTGAGGTTGCTCATGCCGGCGCGCGCCGCGCCGCTGTGGCCCATGCCGGGCATGCCGTTGCGGAAGTCGGCCGTCATGTTGACGATCGCGCCGCCGTGGGCCTGCATGCACTGGTTGAACAGCTCCCGCATCATGAGGAAGCCGCCGGTCAGGTTGTTGGCCACGACCGCGTCGAAGCCCTTCTTGCTGATGGCCAGCAGCGGCGCCGGGAACTGCCCGCCCGCGTTGTTGACGAGGCCGCTCACGGGGCCGTGCTTCGCAATCACCGCCGCCACGTTCGCCTTCACCGCGTCTTCGTCGCGGATGTCGAAGGCCACGGTGTTGCAGCGGCCGCCGTCGGCCGTGATCTCGGCCGCCACGGCATCGAGCTTGGCCTGCGTGCGCCCGCTGATCACCACCAAGGCACCCAGCGCAGCCAGCTCGTGCGCCACGCAGCGCCCGATGCCGCTGCCGCCGCCGGTGACCCAGGCCAGCCGGCCGTCGAAAAGCCCCGGGCGGAAGACGCTGGCGTACGGCGATGTGCGGGTCATGGTCCGCATTGGGCACCAGGGGTGACGTTAAGGTCAACCAGTTGACATCTAAGTAAATACGCGCATCCCTGCGGCATGCAGTGTGGCTAGCATCCTGCGACATCGCCAGC
This portion of the Ideonella sp. WA131b genome encodes:
- a CDS encoding SDR family oxidoreductase translates to MTRTSPYASVFRPGLFDGRLAWVTGGGSGIGRCVAHELAALGALVVISGRTQAKLDAVAAEITADGGRCNTVAFDIRDEDAVKANVAAVIAKHGPVSGLVNNAGGQFPAPLLAISKKGFDAVVANNLTGGFLMMRELFNQCMQAHGGAIVNMTADFRNGMPGMGHSGAARAGMSNLTMTAAFEWAHAGVRVNAVAPGWIASSGMDTYGGAMKAILPKLKQHVPLRRMGVEAEVSAAIVFLLSPAAAFITGVTLQIDGAASLGSEIFPLGGTSTSKPFDGFHRASTPEALK